The following proteins are encoded in a genomic region of Streptomyces sp. NBC_01723:
- the secF gene encoding protein translocase subunit SecF, whose protein sequence is MGKLGNLGARLHHGEVGYDFVKNRKLWYGISILITITAIVGLAVRGLHMGIEFQGGAVFTTPKNMSASVSQAETWAEDASGHDAIVQKLGDGSLRIQIAGTDTGASDQIKQQLSEDLDVPAEKINADLVGPSWGDQIANKAWQGLGIFMVLVVIYLAIAFEWRMALAAFVALIHDITITVGIYALVGFEVTPGTVIGLLTILGYSLYDTVVVFDSLKEQTRDITKQTRWTYGEIANRSINSTLVRSINTTVVALLPVGGLLFIGGGVLGAGMLNDISLSLFVGLAAGAYSSIFIATPLVADLKEAEPQMKALRKRVLAKRAQAAAKGEPAHSADDGESYADEEPDDAAAAVVGPRNQPASRGRGRGRPSGKRR, encoded by the coding sequence ATGGGAAAGCTCGGCAACCTCGGCGCCCGACTGCACCACGGCGAGGTCGGCTACGACTTCGTCAAGAACCGCAAGCTCTGGTACGGCATCTCGATCCTCATCACCATCACGGCCATCGTCGGCCTGGCGGTGCGCGGCCTGCACATGGGCATCGAGTTCCAGGGCGGCGCGGTCTTCACCACCCCGAAGAACATGAGCGCCTCGGTCTCCCAGGCGGAGACCTGGGCGGAGGACGCCTCCGGGCACGACGCGATCGTCCAGAAGCTGGGCGACGGCAGCCTCCGTATCCAGATCGCGGGCACCGACACCGGGGCGTCGGACCAGATCAAGCAGCAGCTCTCCGAGGACCTGGACGTCCCCGCGGAGAAGATCAACGCCGACCTGGTCGGCCCCAGCTGGGGTGACCAGATCGCGAACAAGGCCTGGCAGGGCCTCGGGATCTTCATGGTCCTGGTGGTGATCTATCTGGCGATCGCGTTCGAGTGGCGCATGGCCCTCGCCGCGTTCGTCGCACTGATCCACGACATCACCATCACGGTCGGGATCTACGCCCTCGTCGGCTTCGAGGTCACACCGGGCACGGTGATCGGTCTGCTGACCATTCTCGGTTACTCGCTCTACGACACCGTCGTCGTCTTCGACAGTCTCAAGGAGCAGACGAGGGACATCACCAAGCAGACTCGCTGGACCTATGGCGAGATCGCCAACCGCTCGATCAACAGCACCCTGGTCCGCTCCATCAACACCACGGTGGTCGCGCTGCTGCCGGTGGGCGGTCTGCTGTTCATCGGTGGCGGTGTCCTCGGCGCCGGCATGCTCAACGACATCTCGCTGTCGCTGTTCGTCGGTCTCGCCGCGGGTGCCTACTCGTCGATCTTCATCGCCACGCCGCTCGTCGCCGACCTCAAGGAGGCCGAGCCGCAGATGAAGGCCCTCAGGAAGCGGGTCCTGGCCAAGCGCGCCCAGGCCGCGGCCAAGGGCGAGCCGGCGCATTCCGCGGACGACGGGGAGTCCTACGCGGACGAGGAACCCGACGACGCCGCCGCCGCGGTCGTGGGCCCCCGCAACCAGCCCGCCTCCCGCGGCCGGGGTCGCGGCCGTCCCTCGGGGAAGCGGCGATGA
- a CDS encoding adenine phosphoribosyltransferase has protein sequence MTGTTDITELLLSRIRDVADYPEPGVVFKDITPLLADPAAFTVLTDALAEVAGQTGATKVVGLEARGFILGAPVALRAGLGFIPVRKAGKLPGATLGQAYDLEYGSAEIEVHAEDLDAGDRVLVVDDVLATGGTAEASLELIRRAGAQVAGLAVLMELGFLGGRARLETALAGAPLKALLTV, from the coding sequence ATGACCGGCACGACCGACATCACGGAGCTGCTGCTCAGCCGCATCCGGGACGTGGCCGACTACCCGGAGCCGGGTGTGGTGTTCAAGGACATCACCCCGCTCCTGGCCGACCCCGCGGCCTTCACGGTCCTGACCGACGCGCTCGCCGAGGTCGCCGGGCAGACCGGCGCCACCAAGGTCGTCGGCCTGGAGGCCCGCGGCTTCATCCTGGGCGCCCCGGTGGCCCTGCGGGCGGGCCTCGGCTTCATCCCCGTACGCAAGGCGGGCAAGCTCCCCGGAGCCACCCTCGGCCAGGCGTACGACCTGGAGTACGGCTCCGCCGAGATCGAGGTGCACGCCGAGGACCTGGACGCGGGCGACCGCGTGCTGGTCGTCGACGACGTCCTCGCCACCGGCGGCACCGCCGAGGCGTCCCTGGAGCTGATCCGCCGGGCCGGCGCCCAGGTCGCCGGCCTCGCCGTCCTGATGGAGCTGGGCTTCCTCGGCGGCCGGGCCCGCCTGGAGACGGCCCTGGCGGGGGCGCCGCTGAAGGCGCTGCTCACCGTCTGA
- the secD gene encoding protein translocase subunit SecD: MVAPKKGKNASAPSKPGRSLALILIAIVALTGGMFATGHTTPRLGIDLAGGTSITLRAVPEAGQESAINKTNMDTAVDIMERRVNGLGVSESEVQTQGDRNIIVNIPKGTNSEEARQQVGTTAKLYFRPVVATELSGANATGSPSPSATGNPSDKASDKATDKATDGQDKATDKDGASSTPSDSASASATSQGRAASDALKADPSPSAKTSDGASPSPSGAAGDAKLQQQYAALDCTNAADRAKAGDGSKPGDSMVACGQNSQGQWQKYVLGPASVDGTDIDKSEAVLNTQTGAGWTVTMKFTDKGGKKFADITGKLAKNQSPQNQFAIVLDNEVVSDPYVSQALTGGSAEISGNFDQDEAQGLANMLSYGALPLTFKEDSVTTVTAALGGEQLKAGLIAGAIGLALVVLYLLVYYRGLSFIAVTSLLVSAGLTYVIMSLLGPTIGFALNLPAVCGAIVAIGITADSFIVYFERVRDEIREGRTLRPAVERAWPRARRTILVSDFVSFLAAAVLFIVTVGKVQGFAFTLGLTTLLDVVVVFLFTKPLLTLMARRKFFASGHKWSGLDPKSLGAKPPLRRTRRPSRPAAGPVDPKEA; encoded by the coding sequence GTGGTAGCACCTAAAAAGGGAAAGAATGCGAGCGCTCCGAGTAAGCCCGGGCGCTCGCTGGCCCTGATTCTGATCGCCATCGTGGCGCTCACCGGAGGCATGTTCGCCACCGGACACACGACTCCGCGTCTCGGTATCGACCTGGCCGGCGGCACCAGCATCACACTCCGGGCGGTCCCGGAGGCGGGCCAGGAGTCCGCGATCAACAAGACCAACATGGACACCGCGGTCGACATCATGGAGCGCCGTGTCAATGGTCTGGGTGTCTCCGAGTCCGAGGTCCAGACTCAGGGCGACCGGAACATCATCGTCAACATCCCCAAGGGGACGAACTCCGAGGAAGCCCGCCAGCAGGTCGGCACCACCGCCAAGCTGTACTTCCGCCCGGTCGTAGCCACCGAGCTCTCCGGTGCCAACGCGACGGGCAGCCCGTCGCCGAGCGCCACCGGCAACCCCTCGGACAAGGCGAGCGACAAGGCCACCGACAAGGCCACCGACGGGCAGGACAAGGCGACCGACAAGGACGGCGCGAGCTCCACGCCCTCCGACTCCGCCTCGGCGAGCGCCACCAGCCAGGGCCGCGCCGCGTCCGACGCCCTCAAGGCCGACCCCAGCCCGTCCGCCAAGACCTCCGACGGCGCCTCCCCGTCCCCGAGCGGCGCCGCCGGCGACGCCAAGCTCCAGCAGCAGTACGCGGCGCTGGACTGCACGAACGCCGCCGACCGCGCCAAGGCCGGTGACGGCTCCAAGCCCGGCGACTCGATGGTGGCCTGCGGACAGAACTCGCAGGGCCAGTGGCAGAAGTACGTCCTCGGCCCCGCGTCGGTCGACGGCACCGACATCGACAAGTCCGAGGCCGTCCTCAACACCCAGACCGGCGCCGGCTGGACCGTGACCATGAAGTTCACGGACAAGGGCGGCAAGAAGTTCGCCGACATCACCGGCAAGCTGGCGAAGAACCAGTCCCCGCAGAACCAGTTCGCCATCGTCCTGGACAACGAGGTCGTCTCCGACCCGTACGTCAGCCAGGCGCTCACCGGCGGCAGCGCGGAGATCTCCGGCAACTTCGACCAGGACGAGGCCCAGGGCCTCGCCAACATGCTGTCCTACGGCGCCCTGCCGCTGACCTTCAAGGAGGACAGCGTCACCACCGTCACCGCCGCGCTCGGCGGTGAGCAGCTCAAGGCGGGTCTGATCGCGGGCGCCATCGGCCTCGCGCTGGTCGTCCTCTACCTGCTGGTCTACTACCGCGGCCTGTCCTTCATCGCCGTCACCTCGCTGCTGGTCTCCGCGGGTCTGACGTACGTGATCATGTCGCTGCTCGGCCCGACCATCGGCTTCGCGCTGAACCTGCCGGCCGTCTGCGGAGCCATCGTCGCCATCGGCATCACGGCGGACTCGTTCATCGTGTACTTCGAACGCGTCCGCGACGAGATCCGGGAGGGCCGCACCCTGCGTCCCGCCGTCGAGCGGGCCTGGCCGCGCGCCCGGCGCACCATCCTGGTCTCCGACTTCGTGTCGTTCCTCGCCGCCGCGGTGCTCTTCATCGTCACCGTCGGCAAGGTGCAGGGCTTCGCGTTCACGCTGGGTCTGACCACCCTGCTCGACGTGGTGGTGGTGTTCCTCTTCACCAAGCCGCTGCTGACGCTGATGGCCCGCCGCAAGTTCTTCGCGAGCGGTCACAAGTGGTCCGGCCTCGACCCGAAGAGCCTGGGCGCCAAGCCGCCGCTGCGCCGCACCCGCCGTCCCTCCCGTCCCGCCGCCGGCCCCGTCGACCCGAAGGAGGCGTGA
- the relA gene encoding GTP pyrophosphokinase — MPDEAQPLTAAKPESASASAAKPAPSAPQAKNDTRGPIRHASSGPVDKPAEQQPHPKPLPPERPRNAPVVRAPAGQPARSGSSNRVRARLARLGVQRANPYNPVLEPLLRIVRGNDPKIETATLRQIERAYQVAERWHRGQKRKSGDPYITHPLAVTTILAELGMDPATLMAGLLHDTVEDTEYGLEDLRRDFGDVVTLLVDGVTKLDKVKFGEAAQAETVRKMVVAMAKDPRVLVIKLADRLHNMRTMRYLKREKQEKKARETLEIYAPLAHRLGMNTIKWELEDLAFAILYPKMYDEIVRLVAERAPKRDEYLAVVTDEVQQDLRAARIKATVTGRPKHYYSVYQKMIVRGRDFAEIYDLVGIRVLVDTVRDCYAALGTVHARWNPVPGRFKDYIAMPKFNMYQSLHTTVIGPGGKPVELQIRTFDMHRRAEYGIAAHWKYKQEAVAGASKVRSDAPKSSGKGKDDHLNDMAWLRQLLDWQKETEDPGEFLESLRFDLSRNEVFVFTPKGDVIALPASATPVDFAYAVHTEVGHRTIGARVNGRLVPLESTLDNGDLVEVFTSKAAGAGPSRDWLGFVKSPRARNKIRAWFSKERRDEAIEQGKDAIVRAMRKQNLPIQRILTGDSLVTLAHEMRYSDISALYAAIGEGHVSAQNIVQKLVQALGGEEAATEEIDESIPSAHGRGRKRRTSADPGVVVKGVEDVWVKLARCCTPVPGDPIIGFVTRGSGVSVHRSDCVNVDSLSREPERILEVEWAPTQSSVFLVAIQVEALDRSRLLSDVTRVLSDQHVNILSAAVQTSRDRVATSRFTFEMGDPKHLGHVLKAVRGVEGVYDVYRVTSARRPS; from the coding sequence TTGCCAGACGAGGCCCAGCCACTGACCGCCGCAAAGCCCGAGTCCGCCTCGGCGTCCGCGGCGAAGCCCGCGCCCAGCGCGCCCCAGGCGAAGAACGACACGCGTGGGCCGATCAGGCACGCCTCGTCCGGGCCGGTCGACAAGCCCGCCGAGCAGCAGCCGCACCCCAAGCCGCTGCCGCCCGAGCGCCCGCGGAACGCGCCGGTGGTGCGCGCCCCCGCGGGCCAGCCCGCCCGCTCCGGCTCCTCCAACCGCGTCCGCGCCCGCCTGGCCCGGCTCGGCGTCCAGCGCGCCAACCCGTACAATCCGGTCCTGGAGCCCCTGCTGCGGATAGTGCGCGGCAACGACCCCAAGATCGAGACGGCCACCCTGCGCCAGATCGAGCGCGCCTACCAGGTCGCCGAACGCTGGCACCGGGGGCAGAAGCGCAAGAGCGGCGACCCGTACATCACGCACCCGCTCGCCGTCACGACCATCCTCGCCGAGCTGGGCATGGACCCGGCCACGCTGATGGCCGGTCTGCTGCACGACACCGTCGAGGACACCGAGTACGGCCTGGAGGACCTGCGCCGCGACTTCGGCGACGTGGTCACCCTGCTCGTCGACGGCGTCACCAAGCTGGACAAGGTCAAGTTCGGCGAGGCCGCGCAGGCCGAGACCGTGCGCAAGATGGTCGTCGCCATGGCCAAGGACCCGCGCGTCCTGGTCATCAAGCTCGCCGACCGCCTGCACAACATGCGCACCATGCGCTACCTCAAGCGCGAGAAGCAGGAGAAGAAGGCGCGCGAGACCCTGGAGATCTACGCGCCGCTCGCCCACCGGCTGGGCATGAACACCATCAAGTGGGAGCTGGAGGACCTCGCCTTCGCGATCCTCTACCCCAAGATGTACGACGAGATCGTCCGCCTGGTCGCCGAGCGCGCCCCCAAGCGCGACGAGTACCTCGCCGTCGTCACCGACGAGGTCCAGCAGGACCTGCGCGCGGCCCGGATCAAGGCGACCGTCACCGGCCGCCCCAAGCACTACTACAGCGTCTACCAGAAGATGATCGTCCGCGGCCGTGACTTCGCGGAGATCTACGACCTGGTGGGCATCCGCGTCCTGGTGGACACCGTCCGCGACTGCTACGCGGCGCTGGGCACGGTCCACGCCCGCTGGAACCCGGTTCCGGGGCGGTTCAAGGACTACATCGCGATGCCCAAGTTCAACATGTACCAGTCGCTGCACACGACGGTCATCGGACCCGGCGGCAAGCCCGTCGAGCTGCAGATCCGCACCTTCGACATGCACCGCCGCGCGGAGTACGGCATCGCCGCGCACTGGAAGTACAAGCAGGAGGCCGTCGCCGGCGCCTCCAAGGTGCGCAGCGACGCGCCCAAGTCGTCCGGCAAGGGCAAGGACGACCACCTCAACGACATGGCGTGGCTGCGCCAGCTCCTCGACTGGCAGAAGGAGACCGAGGACCCCGGCGAGTTCCTGGAGTCCCTGCGCTTCGACCTCTCCCGCAACGAGGTCTTCGTCTTCACCCCCAAGGGCGACGTCATAGCGCTCCCGGCGAGCGCCACCCCCGTCGACTTCGCCTACGCCGTCCACACCGAGGTCGGCCACCGCACCATAGGGGCACGGGTCAACGGCCGGCTCGTCCCGCTGGAGTCCACCCTGGACAACGGCGACCTGGTGGAGGTCTTCACCTCCAAGGCGGCCGGCGCGGGCCCCTCCCGGGACTGGCTCGGCTTCGTGAAGTCGCCGCGCGCCCGCAACAAGATCCGCGCCTGGTTCTCCAAGGAGCGCCGCGACGAGGCGATCGAGCAGGGCAAGGACGCCATCGTCCGCGCCATGCGCAAGCAGAACCTGCCGATCCAGCGCATCCTGACCGGCGACTCCCTGGTCACGCTCGCCCACGAGATGCGCTACTCGGACATCTCCGCGCTGTACGCGGCGATCGGCGAGGGCCACGTCTCCGCGCAGAACATCGTGCAGAAGCTCGTCCAGGCGCTCGGGGGCGAGGAAGCCGCGACCGAGGAGATCGACGAGTCGATCCCGTCGGCCCACGGCCGCGGCCGCAAACGCCGGACCAGCGCCGACCCGGGCGTCGTCGTCAAGGGCGTCGAGGACGTGTGGGTCAAGCTGGCCCGCTGCTGTACGCCCGTACCCGGCGACCCCATCATCGGCTTCGTCACCCGGGGCAGCGGCGTCTCGGTCCACCGCAGCGACTGTGTGAACGTGGACTCGCTCTCCCGCGAGCCCGAGCGCATCCTCGAGGTCGAGTGGGCGCCCACCCAGTCCTCCGTCTTCCTGGTCGCCATCCAGGTCGAGGCCCTGGACCGCTCCCGGCTGCTGTCGGACGTCACACGCGTGCTGTCCGACCAGCACGTCAACATCCTCTCCGCGGCCGTCCAGACCTCCCGCGACCGGGTGGCCACCTCCCGCTTCACCTTCGAGATGGGCGACCCCAAGCACCTCGGGCACGTCCTGAAGGCCGTACGCGGCGTGGAGGGCGTCTACGACGTGTACAGGGTGACGTCGGCGCGCAGGCCGTCCTAG